One Conger conger chromosome 7, fConCon1.1, whole genome shotgun sequence genomic window, CTATAGCTGTTTCTTTAAAGTTTATGTCTgtaatttttcagttttggtggatttagTGACATATGTGGTTACAAATGGTCACAAAAATGCCATAGTAGTtatcaaatatgtttttttaggAAAAAATGAGGGATTGacactcaatgtttttttctgttccaGGTGTGTATTCCTCATTGTGCTGTTTGCCCAGTACCTGCGCAACTGGGccgtctctctccccacctACAACAGGCAGGAGGGCTGCACCACCACCAAGGTCCAGATCTTCAAGATGTTCCCGGTCAGAACCgaccctctccccacccccctttcctaGGAAACGGCTCCAACACAACatctccttctctgtctgtctctctctccccctctctcactgtctctctctccccctctgtctctgttctctcactttctccctttcctccttttgctctgtctctgtgttcttctctctctctcaattcaattaaattcaattctgTGACTTGAGTGTACGTATCGAATTTGAAGCTGAAGTTGAGAGGCACTCCACACTCAAACCCCCAAACAGTTATTTTCTGTAAGCCATCTACACGCCCACCTCTTCGAGCCACATGTTATCATCCATCCAGAGAGAAAAATGGCCGATGGTATCAGCTCTGTGAAAGCGGGAGTACAGTCGGACAGAAAACCGGTCTGTGAGGAACACACAGGTCTCCAGGCTTCTGTGAGGAACACACAGGTCTCCAGGCTTCTGTGAGGAACACACAGGTCTCCAGGCTTCTGTGAGGAACACACAGGTCTCCAGGCTTCCAGCATCGGGTCACCGTTGCATTTTGCTGTGAAGGCGACTCACACACCCTGCAATCTGAGCTACATCTGCGCTCCACTGTATGTGGGTGGTCCTTTTAGACCTACCCTCATTcaaactgcactgcaaaacaaagGACATCTGAAGACTAATTGTTACAAGACTTTAAGACAGACGTTTCTTTTTGCAGTATGGTGGTTATTTTTGCTCATGTTATTTCATGttaaaagtctctctctctctctccctctctcgccctctcttcctctctagaTCATCATAGCGATCATGGTGGTCTGGCTGTTGTGCTACGTGCTCACACTCACGGATCTCTTGCCCCGGGACCCCAGTCAGTACGGACACAAGGCGCGCACTGACGCCCGAGGCGAAATCATGTCCCTCGCCCCCTGGTTCCGACTGCCGTATCCCTGTAAGACCCCTGTGCATCCCGGGACAGCCCATTGCACCCAATTAATGTGAccatattcattaaaaaatcatTATCAGTTTTATATATTGCAGGGgtgcctaaccctgttcctcgagactgtcctgcaggttttcactctaaccaTAATGTGGcaaacctcattcaacagcttgagATCCCATTGAGCtgatagtagatctccaggaacagggttgggtagccctgctctagctgttgaatgaggtgcgctctgttagggttggagtgaaaacctacaggatggtagatctccaggaacagggttgggcagccctgctctagctgttgaatgaggtgcgctctgttagggttggagtgaaaacctacaggatggtagatttccaggaacagggttgggttgccctgctctagctgttgaatgaggtgtgctctgttagggttggagtgaaaacctgcaggatggtagatctacaggaacagggtttggcagaCTTGGGCTTCAGTGTCAGAATGGAAAATATTTCATGGAAACTGCTCATTAAACCCATCTCGGCTTGTCATTTCACAGACTCAACACCTCAATCATAAACAGTCCTTACTAGGATTTTATAGATACTTAAGTGTGATACTTAACCTGTGAGTATTAGATAAGGGTCAGGATGTTAACCATAAAATTCTGTATTGCCTTGAAAGGACAACTGTTTTTTTAAGTTACAAGTTACAGGAAGAAGGGGCTATAATCTTCAAGTCAGATTCTTAACTCTTAAATTAGTCTTAAATATTGCTCAAGTGTTGGTTTCAGTGTTCTCcattttatgaatgaatgatgaatgccCATGTGTATGGAGAAGATACTTTATAAACAGTAATGTACTCAAACATTCAAGACATTGCCGTGTAATCATGTCACACAGCTGTCTTGATGTCTACCCTGAGTGGTAATGCATCATGGGAGATATCCTAACAGGGAATTTGTTGGGTTGCCCTCTTCCAGGTCAGTGGGGGTTGCCCACGGTGACGGTTGCCGGGGTGCTGGGCATGTTCAGTGCCACCCTATCGGGGATAGTGGAGTCCATAGGGGATTACTACGCCTGTGCTCGGCTCTCAGGGGCCCCACCACCACCGATCCATGCCATCAACAGGTGGGCGCCATTTTGGATCATCAAGTATTGGGGTACATTCCGGTCAGACTCCATTTTGGTTGTGAGGTGACATACTGAGAATTTATAGGGTACATGtatttacactcactgaacactttattaggaacatttttacttaattacacctacttataaatgtgattatctaatcagccaattgtgtggcagcagtgcaatgcatacaatcatgtagatatgtgtcaggaacttcagttaatgttcaaccatcagaatgggtaaaaaatgtgatctaagtgactttggtcgtggaatgattgttgctggctgacagggtggtttgagtatctcaggaaatctcctggaattttcacacacactagtttgcaaagaatggtgcaaaaaacaaaaagaaaatgaaacggAAGGACTCtcctttgttaatgagagacgtcagaggagaatggcctgactggtcaaagctgacaggatttTCTGTGGTGCCTGGGATGGTGAATATAAGCATTGGCATGtcatgttctgttcattgaacAGTGGTATGTTCTAAGACCTCTCCTGCAGTTTATCCCCGACTTATGATCAATGGGTTTGACTCCCTCCTGTGCTGGTCTCACAGTGTCTGACTCCCTCCTGTGCTGGTCTCCCAGTGTCTGACTCCCTCCTGTGCTGGTCTCATAGTGTCTGACTTGCTCCTGTGCTGGTCTCACAGTGTCTGACTCCCTCCTGTGCTGGTCTCACAGTGTCTGACTCCCTCCAGTGCTGGTCTCACAGTGTCTGACTCCCTCCGGTGCTGGTCTCACAGTGTCTGACTCCCTCCAGTGCTGGTTTCATAGTGTCTGACTCCCTCAGGTGCTGGTCTTGCAGTGTCTGACTCCCTCATGTGCTGGTCTTGCAGTGTCTGACTCCCTCCTGTGCCGGTCTCACAGTGTCTGACTCCCTCCTGTGCTGGTCTTGCAGTGCCTGACTCCCTCCTGTGCTGGTCTTGCAGGGGTATCTTCACGGAGGGCATTTGCTGCATCATCGCGGGGCTGCTGGGTACTGGGAACGGCTCCACCTCCTCCAGCCCAAACATCGGGGTGCTGGGCATCACCAAGGTAACAGCCACCTGCGGGGACACCCCGGGGCTGCGCTACCGCTAATACCACCGTTCTGAAACTGACCCTGTGGCGGAGTCGATGCGTTAATGTGCTCAGAAGCTGGCCGGTACTAGAGGCTGTCACAAAGCCAGGCTGCATTACAGATCATTAACAGTGACATACTTCTGGATGACCTGGCCTTTCTCAGCCACTGCCATTGAAAGTTGATTTGCTCTCATATCTCTGTGAACTGTGGACCGGAGATTTATTCGCTTTGCTATGCTGTTATGCTGTTAAGTTGTTTTacagtttgctgtgtgtgtgtgtgtgcaatcactagagtctttgctaaggaccttgattagtagaatcaggtgtgtagctacttggttggaacaaaagcctgcacccacactggccctttctggatgAGATTGAGTATACTTGGCGTATGGTGTGTTTCAGGCCTAAGGGGCGACATTGACTCTTGCGGTAAGAGCATTTGTCTGGCAGTCGTAGgattgccagttcgatcccgccctgggtgtgtcactgagcaagacacctaaccccaattgttcctgacgagctggttggtgccttgcatggcagccaatcagtgtgaatggatgaatgataAGCATCAGTtggacagcactttggataaaggcgctatataaatgccaaacatttaccattaaGTGTCGTTGTGCCGGTGTTTTCCCTTTTCCGTTTCTCTAGGTAGGCAGCAGGAGGGTTGTGCAGTACGGTGCCGCCATTATGTTCGTCCTAGGGACCGTGGGGAAATTCACTGCCCTGTTTGCCTCTCTGCCTGATCCCATTCTCGGGGGAATGTTCTGCACCTTGTTTGGTAAGGGACCAAACCTTTGGCAGCGTAGGCTGTGGTAGTATCTGATAATaaccactagggggcagtaAGTGAACACCTAGCTCACTATAGCGCAAGAATCGAGGTCTCTTCAGGATACAAAGCATTTTGCTGTGTTTAatactgctatttttttcaaGTGCTATGTTTACTCCGAATGACTAACAGTTGCTCAGCAACTGCAagtattttcctttttcattttattcaacaGTTTTTCTTATCCTCAGTGTCGTCCCAATAGTTTCACAGTGCAATAGCATCCGTTCTCAAAAACATGactttttttggtcttttttatttagctgaacaTGTGTGCTTATAAATGTAAAGGAAGAATTATTGAATAAACCTGCAGGACATATTTAATTTGCATGACCTTACGTGAGTGGCATGACTGGGCACCCGGGTTCCCTCATCCGCGAATCTGGCGCCCCCTACAGGAATGATCACGGCAGTGGGCCTGTCCAACCTGCAGAACGTGGACCTGAACTCCTCTAGAAACCTCTTCGTCCTCGGATTCTCCATGTTCTCCGGCCTGATGCTCCCAAACTACCTGGACGCACACCCGGGCAGCATTCGCACAGGTGAAGAGACCGGACGCCCCTTCCACCTGGCACAGCCTTTGAGGAGACACACTAAACAACTACGAGGACATTATGAAACAGCCAATAAGGACATGCACTAAATGCATACTACATCCAGCCTTTCTTTGTGGAGCAGTGgtggccaatcatgtgccatggaggaCTGATAGtgtgtaggttttcattccaaccaatcgctACACCATCTGATTTTACTAATTAACACGCCTtgaaccagagaggagggaactaatgactgaaatcagctggtgtagtgattggttgggatGGAAACCTGTATACtctcggccctccatggcacatggTTGGTCACCATGGGCATGGAGTTTAAGTGTTCTTCTTGTACGCTGGTTTCCACCGGGTTCTCCGGTGTCCTCTCATAATCCGGTTAGGCAAGTTGAAGATGCATTAACAGGGAATTGCTGTAAAAGcttgctcagtcaacctaccctttataaataaaggttaataatgaGATACACTAACCAGCTAACGAGATGTGCAATGAACAACTAATATAAAAAGATAAAGGAAACAGGAATGTTCATTGATAGATGACCTTAATTGGTTGTGATAAGGTTTCTTGTTGTGAAgtaagatgatgatgatggtaatgtTGTCATTAGTTTTCATTGAAACGTGTTGTGGTGTGATCAGGAGTTGCAGAACTGGACCAGATCATCACTGTGCTGCTCACCACCGAGATGTTTGTGGGGGGGTTCCTCGCCTTTGTGCTGGACAACACCATTCCTGGTATGCATGTCCGTTTAGAATATAATCAGGCCGTTATGCGTTATCACTTCTCTTTGTGTGTGACTCAATTGGACTCTGACTGGCCAACATAAAGCCCCAGCTTGGGACGTATAGAGCCCACCAGGCTGCATTATACAATGTTCCTGTACAgtagtaactgtgtgtgtgtgtgtgtgtgtgtatgtacgtgtgtatatgtatgtatgtgtgtgtatgcatgtgcttgtgtatgtgtgtgtgtgcatgtgtgtacttgtgtgtctgtgtgtgcgtgtatatgtgtctatgtgtatatgtgtgctgtgtgtgtactcgtgtgtgtgtgtatgtgtttgtgtgtgtgtgcgtgtatatgtgtctatgtgtatgtgtatgtgtgtgtactcgtgtgtgtgtttgtgtgtgtgtgtgtatatgtgtgtatgtgtatgtgtatgtgtatatgtgtgtgtgtgtgtggtgtgtgtgtatatgtgtctatgtgtatgtgtatgtgtgtgctgtgtgtgtactcgtgtgtgtgtgtgtgtgtgtatatgtgtgtatgtgtgtgtgtgtgtgtgtgtggtgtgtgtgtgtgtgtgtgcatgtatatgtgtctatgtgtatgtgtatgtgtgtgctttgtgtgtactcgtgtgtgtgtgtgtgtgtgtgtacttgtatgtgtatatgtgtgtgtatgtgtatgtatgtgtgtgctgtgtgtgtactcgtgtgtgtgtgtgtgtgtgtgtgtgcctgtgtgtgtatgtgtatgtatgtgtatgtgtgtgctgtgtgtgtactcgtgtatgtgtatatgtgtgtgtatgtgtatgtatgtgtatgtgtgtgctgtgtgtgtactcgtgtgtgtgtgtgtgtgtgtgtgtgtgtgtgtgtgtgtgtgcgcctgtgtgtgtatgtgtatgtgtatgtatgtgtgtgctgtgtgtgtactcgtgtgtgtgtgtgtgtgtgtgtgtgtgcgtgtgcctgtgtgtgtatgtgtatgtatgtgtgtgtgtgtgtgtgtgtgtgtgtgtgtcgtccCCAGGCACCAGAAAGGAGCGGGGTCTATTAGAGTGGACGGCGAGTCACTCCTCCAGCTGCTCGACGGACATGCGCACTTACGAGTTCCCCGTGGGCATGGGCTGCGTGCGGAGGACCGACTGCCTACGCtaccttcccatcagccccagCTTCCAGGGCTTCTCCCTGCACAGGAGGAAGTGCAGAGCGCAGAGCACGGACCAGGCTGAGAAGCCGAGCCCAGAGAATCCACAGCCAGACGCCACAGTCGTTTTGGCCTCGACTGAAGTATAACaaaaaatctttctttttttaaaatgtagttgtattatttattatttcaaataatacCAGTGATATACCAGTATTTTATTAATGATATtgcaaattatttgtatttttcatgattttgtcattttaaaatcttaacttcagattaaaaaataacatattcAAATACGATGACACATGCACAGGAACTTGCATGATGAACATGAAAtatcaagaaaaaaatcaaaaaataatctttaaaatTAGGTTTGAAATGTTGCCCAATATTACCATGTCAGATGACATTGTTGCTTGTCTCTGGGCggtcttttttctccaaaacatgctgctttttaaaaatataacatgAATGTACTGGAACTTTTCTAACCTCAGCTGGAGCACCTTTAAATGAGAAACATAAACAGCAAACACTGGGAAGACTGGGAACAAGTCTCTATTTGCAGCTGGTCCAGGTAGTGAGCGAGCCCCTTCCTGTTGGTTTCCCATCTATAACACTGCTTTATTACTCCTGAGAGGATTTTTGCACTGTCACTGCAAAGATGCACACACGACCCAGAAACCCAATCACTGTCATGCAAATAACCTGACATATTAACAGTCTTCCATTGGAATCTCTTGGAATTTAACCTTCAGTACAAAAGACGCTCATGTGTACTGTTAGTAAGGTCATCCTCTACCATTTCACCCCTGGCAAATGTTCAGCCTTTTATC contains:
- the slc23a1 gene encoding solute carrier family 23 member 1, translated to MFALNSTLGADDCIKRTEAHGQSSEAEKEPTTEPQNGFDMIYSIEDVPPWYLCILLGLQHYLTCFSGTIAVPFLLAEAMCVGRDQYTISQLVGTIFTCVGITTLIQTTFGVRLPLFQASAFAFLIPAQAILKLDKWKCPPDEAIYGNWTLPLDTGHIWHPRIREIQGAIMVSSVVEVFIGLVGLPGLLLNYIGPLTVTPTVSLIGLSVFQTAGDRAGSHWGLSMMCVFLIVLFAQYLRNWAVSLPTYNRQEGCTTTKVQIFKMFPIIIAIMVVWLLCYVLTLTDLLPRDPSQYGHKARTDARGEIMSLAPWFRLPYPCQWGLPTVTVAGVLGMFSATLSGIVESIGDYYACARLSGAPPPPIHAINRGIFTEGICCIIAGLLGTGNGSTSSSPNIGVLGITKVGSRRVVQYGAAIMFVLGTVGKFTALFASLPDPILGGMFCTLFGMITAVGLSNLQNVDLNSSRNLFVLGFSMFSGLMLPNYLDAHPGSIRTGVAELDQIITVLLTTEMFVGGFLAFVLDNTIPGTRKERGLLEWTASHSSSCSTDMRTYEFPVGMGCVRRTDCLRYLPISPSFQGFSLHRRKCRAQSTDQAEKPSPENPQPDATVVLASTEV